AATACATTTTGTACTttggtttatttagtaaatatttccttaactaaatttcttgaactgcattgttggttaaggacttgtaagtaagcatttcatggtaaggtctacacctgttttattcggcgcatgtgacaaatacaattttattttaatttaaattAGCATTACCTATTGTTTCGTTCACAAGCAgcattctttatttctctctctctttcattcgcCTGCTCATTCTTTGACTTTCGAGTCTTCTGTTATTTACAAGCCACCTGGTTTGAAGATGCTTTGTCTCTACAGGGCCCTATCACTTCTTCTCTTGCTTTTCAACTGTGCCCTATTAGCACATGctaacctaaactgggacatgcttaacaccccggccatcctacaatctaagcttgatgccctcaatctcacacaaattatcaatgaacctaccaggtacaaccccaaaaccgtaaacatgggcaccctcatagagatcatcctaaccaacctgccctccaaatacacctctgctgtcttcaaccaggatctcagcgttcactgcctcattgcctgcgtccgtaatgggtccgcggtcaaacgaccacccctcatcactgtcaaacgctgcctaaaacacttcagcgagcaagcctttctaatcgacctggcccgggtatcctggaaggatattgatctcattccgtcagtagaggatgcctggttattctttaaaagtgacttcctcaccatcttaaataagcatgccccattcccaaaaatttgaaccaggaacagatatagcccttggttcactccagacctaactgcccttgaccagcacaaaaacatcttgtggcatactgcattagcatcgaatagccctcgcgatatgcaacttttcagggaagttaggaaccaatacacacaggcagttaggaaagcaaaggctaactttttcaaacagaaatttgcatcttgtagaacaaactccaaaaggttctgggacactgtaaagtccatggagaataagagcacctcctcccagctgcccactgcactgaggctaggaaacactgtcaccaccgataaatctgcgataattgagaatttcaataagcatttttctacggctggccatgctttccacctggctacccctaccccggtccacagccctgcaccccccacagcaacttgcccaagcctccctcatttctccttcacccaaatccagatagctgatgttctgaaaaagctgcaaaatctggatcccttcaaatcagccgggctagacaatctggactctcTCGTTCTAAAATTATaatctctctttcgtatcgtctgagatccccaaagactggaaagctgccgcggtcatccccctcttcaaagggggagacactctagacccaaactgctacagacctatatctatcctactctgcctttctaaggtcttcgaaagccaagtcaacaaacagatcaccgaccattttgaatcccaccgtacattcttcgctatgcaatctggtttccgagctggtcatgggtgcacctcagccacgctcaaggtcctaaacaatatcataaccgccatcgataagagacaatactgtgcagctgtattcatcaacctggccaaggctttcgactctgtcaatcaccgcattcttaacggcagactcaacagccttggtttctcaaatgactgcctcgcctggttcaccaactacttctcagatagagttcagtgtgtcaaatcggagggcctgttgtctggacctctggcagtctctatgccacagggttcaatcctcgggccgactcttttctctgtatacatcagtgatgtcgctcttgctgctggtgattctctgatccacctctacgcagacgacaccattctgtatacttctggcccttctttggacactgtgttaactaacccagacgagcttcaatgccatacaactctccttccgtggcctccaactgctcttaaatgcaagtaaaactaaatgcatgctcttcaaccgatcgctgcccacagctgcccgcccgtccagcatcactactctggacggttctgacttagaatatgtggacaactacaaatacctaggtgtctggttagactgtaaactctccttccagactcacattaagcatctctaatccaaaattaaatctagaatcggctttctatttcgcaacaaagcctccttcactcatgctgccaaacataccctcataaaactgaccatcctaccgaaccttgacttcagcgatgtcatttacaaaatagcctccaacactccaacaaaattactgaagctggagactcatatctccctcactagctttaagcaccagctgtcagagcagccctcggggttctctatggtgttttaggtcagggcgtgaataGGTGGGTTCTAGgtattgtgtttctatgttggtgtgtgagtatggttcccaattggaggcagctgaatgtcgttgcctctaattggggatcatacttagtgtgtcccttttcccacctgcgttgtgggatattgtttttgttagcgCTATGTGCGCTAAGAACGGCATGTTCGTTTATTTATTTGTTGCTTTGAAGTTTCActaaaataaatatgtggaactctacgcacgctgcgCTTTCGTCCACTCATTATAACGAACGTGACAATTATATCCATTTCACTTAATAAATGTTGTTTTCTGTAGTAAATAAAAACTCAATTCAAAGACATCATTGCAAATGCCAAGGGGATTATATAGTAGTAAAACAGAGGAAGAGACTGTGATACCGCAGTAGTTGGAGAACTGAACAGAGATGAAATGTTGAGGCACAGTCCGTGAAAACTAAACCAGGATCTTCTGCTCTGATTAGACTTGCGAAACTGATTCCTTCTAAGGATTGTAAATATTGCTGTTTTATAGAGGGTGTTGTGTTCTGCTGCTTCATTCAATATAATCCCAAAACGTAAAGAACTAAAGAGCACTACATTTTAATATGTAAAATCATGAATTCCATGCTTCTACTATTATTGTGTTTTATTTTCCGTTGTTTAAATATATTCTAGCTTTAACAGGTAAATTCGAACTTTGTAAATGTACTGTTTTGGTATTTTAAGAGActgtttaaaacctgttatggctcgatatgacgacagccagtgaaagtgcagggcggcaaattcaaaacaacaaaaatctcataattaaaattcctcaaacatacaagtattatacaccattttaaagctttacttcttgttcatccagccacagtgtctgatttcaaaaaggctttacagcgtaagcaaaccatatgattatgttaggtcagcgcctacacacacaaaaacacagccattttccagccaaagagaggagtcacaaaaagcagaaatagagggaAAAtgtatcactaacctttgatgatcttcatcagatgacactcatatgacttcatgttacacaatacatgtatgttttgttcgataaagttcatatttatatccaaaagtgtcagtttacattggcgtgttatgttcagtaatcttttgcctccaaaaacatccggtgattttgcagagagccacattaatttacagaaatactcatcataaatgtacatgaaaatacaagtgttatacatggaactttagataaacttctccttaatgcaactgctgtgtcagatttcaaaaaagctttaccgaaaaagcaataaactgagtacggcgctcagacacaaaaacatgccatacaatatatccgccatgttggagtcaacaatagtcagaaatagcattataaatattcacttacctttgatgatcttcatcagaatgcactcccaggaatcccaggtccacaataaatgtttgttttgttcgataaagtccatcctttatatccaaatacctcctttttgttcgctccttcagttcacaaatccaaattcaggaTGCGCATGTCAGACGAAAACTAAAAAAtgtccattacagtttgtagaaacatgtcaaacgatgtatagaatcaagccttaggaagtgcaacatgaccccacagacactgtagtttgaatagggaattAATTGAAGTCCTACAGACCACTTTCTGTTtggaatttttctcaggtttttgcctgccatatgagttctgttatactcacagacatcattcaaacagttttagaaacttcagagtgttttctatcctaatcgactaattatatgcatatcttagtttctgggagtgagtagcaggcagtttactctgggcacgtcagtcatccaagctactcaatactgccaccatccataagaagttaaatgtTCTCCAGTATGTGCTAGATCAgctttcccaaacttggtcctgccCCCCCAGGTGCACTACACAggtgattcaaataatcaaccaGGACTGAGTTCGGGAAACCCTATACTAGAACAAAGTCATAAAATATGATTTTAAACATAATCCTAgccttaaccacactgttaaccctaatgcctaaccctaaccttaaattagaAACAAAGAACACATTTTTGgggttcatacatttttacaatatagccaattttgactttgcaccTGGCCTATCTTAAAGGAaattgctcagttctgcctcaaggacaagactcatgacaatgaATGTCAACCTGCTATTCATGTTGCATGATTTACAGCAGACTGGGTGTTTGGAAGTTAACGCAAATGCTTTTCTTCTAAGTCCAGCAGAACCCCGACATATTCTCATTACCCACTTGTGTCTTCCTCTTTTGCAGTTGGCGAACTCTACTTTCTGGTCCTTTGGCTTCAGTCAGTGCCTCGGATGGAAGGTTGGGTGGAGGGCTGCCCAGCGCCATGCATATGCCACAGCGAGCCGCGGCCCACCTTGGCCTGCCAACAGCAGGGCCTCTACTCCATTCCCACAGAGATCCCCATCCACAGCCAGCGCATCTTCCTCCAGAACAACAAGCTTACCGTGGTCCGCTCCACCAGCTTCAGCCCCTGCAGAAACCTCACCGTACTCTGGCTCTACTCCAACAACATCAGCCACATTGAGGCTGGTGCCTTCTACGGCCTAGAGAGGCTGGAGGAGCTGGACATAGGGGACAATGACCTGAGGATCATCAGCCCCACGGCCTTCCGAGGCCTGTCTAGACTGCATACCCTGCACCTGCACAGCTGTGGCTTGTCTGTGCTGCCTGTAGGCATTTTCAGGGGACTATTTTCCCTGCAGCACCTCTATCTCCAGGACAACAGATTACTGACTCTTCATGACGATACTTTTCTGGACCTGGCCAACCTGACCTACCTGTTCCTCCACAACAACAAGATAAAGACTGTGACGGATCACATGCTGCGAGGCTTGGTGAGCTTGGACCGCTTGCTGCTGCATCAGAATCGAGTGACCTTCGTCCAGCGCAATTCTTTTCATGACCTGCGCAAGCTGACCACTTTGTTTCTGTTCTTCAATAATCTAACAGTGCTGACAGGGGAGACCATGGACCCACTGGTGTCCCTCCAGTACCTGCGTCTGAATGGGAACCAGTGGATCTGTGACTGCCGGGCCAGGACCCTGTGGGACTGGTTTAAGGGATTTAAAGGGTCTAGCTCAGAGCTTGAGTGCCATGTTCCGGCCAGACTATCCGGAAAAGACCTGAAACAGCTAAAGATCCCTGACCTGGAAGGTTGCTACGACAGCTCTGACCATACTTGGGTTAGCGTGTTCAGTTCCAAGACACGATCTGGAAAACTCACCACGGAGAGTCCACTTAGGGCTGGTATTCCCAGGTGCTGCCTCTCAGACAAAGACAAGTCGTCCATCATCTCCAGCAAGGGTCTCCCAGATCCCTCCTCCTACAACAGCAGACAAATCACCAACAATCCTCTGAAGGAGAAAGAGAACATCTCCAAAACTAAGCTGTTGGAAGCTGACCCCAACAAACCCCAGAACAAACAGAGTTTGAACGATGGGCCAGTGGGAACATTATCTAACAACCTGGACCAGTCCTCAGAGGATCTAAGCCCCTCCAATGACCCTGAAAAGAAGAAAAGGTGTGCAAAGGAGAACATGTCAGACCCTCTGTGTCTCAAGTCCCACGGATCTACAATTGGAGCATGGAGGCTTGTCTTTCTGCCTGTGTTTTGGCTATCCTTAGACTTCTGTTAGAAGTTACAATAACAGAGGGATAATATGGGCCAGTGTAAGGCCAGTGCAGAAGACCCTGCTAAGTGCCAAAGGTGGGAAAGGGGAACAGACCTTTCATtcaagtaactgccaaaataatggaaacacttgactaaatgagggatacaaagtattctGAAAGCAGgggcttccacacaggtgtggttcctgatttAATTAGGTAATTAACATCCCGTCATGCTCAAAGGTTCTGCATGATCAATCTGCCATCTGCAGTggccgtacagcatttactgtgataTGGCCTCTCCAGAAGTCAGGGCATTGATACTTTTTGCACTTTGCGGtgcagagcagagctgttgtgaaggaaattGTCAAGGAAGTAAATTTGTGTTTATATAGGACCTCCCACCCCCACctactgtcaaccaatcatgtcattgCAGAGCTATATGGAGAATTACGGAGCCttccgcattgttacaaaatttgggaggAGCACAGCGAGGCTGTACAGAGCCCGATTTTGCCTCTGCAAGCCTCCGCAATTGTGTCACACCCTCCGTACGGAACCTCCGGATCGCATTTATGgagcaagcataaattggcttttaggGTCAtctataaaaatgctgggcagcccattattttggccaataccatggctatgcccccataagATGGCAATGCCCCCATCCATAGGACATGAGTGGTcgctgaatggtttgatgagcatgaaaattatgtaaaccatatgccatggcagtctcagtcaccagatctcaacccagttGAACACTTATAGTAgattcaacaaaacaccaaataatggaatttctcgtggaatggtgtcgcatccctccaatagagttccagacactataATATATTCCAAGATGCAATGAAGCTGTTCTGGATTGTGTTgccccaacaccctattaagacactttatgtcggtgtttcctttattttgtcagttacatgTAGATCTGATGATATGAATTTGAAAAGAGAATTGGAAGAGCTAAAAAAAAGACAAATCAACAAATGGATGCCTTTCTACAGTATGTCCATTCCAAATGTATATATGTAATGGATTTGTTCCCAGGTGATACTGTATGTTCTGCCCAGCTATAAAGCACTTATTCTGGGAGGCCCTATCCTCTCTAGGTTTACTCTGCCAATGGTGGTGATTGGTTATTACAAAGACATTGAAACAGCACAAGCTGTTTAAAACTAAGAATGTTTTGAGGTTTCCTTCATGACAACCCCAAAGATGTGATAGATCGTATTCCtccatttatttttgttaatCTTTTTTTAGAGTGAAACATTGATTTAAATGCTATTTTTATGTTTATAAGTGTAAACGTAAGATGAATACTTAATGTTTCTTGTCACGCTGTGGTTATGGGTAGCATTCTCAAAAGAGTACTGTCTATTCATTCACTGAAGTTGCTGTGTACTATAGATATGCATTTTATTTTACTTGTGTAAAAGTATAAATATATTGCAAATAAAGTATTCTTTTTCTTACATTCATTATGCTATTTATTCAAGCAAATAAAAAAAGTATAGTTACCAGCTTGCTTTGTATGAGTAGGAAATATAGCCTCCTactgtgggctcccgagtggcgcagcggtataaggcactgcatctcagtttcagaggcgtcactacagacaccctggtttgaatccaggctctatcacaaccgactgcgattgggagtcccatagggcggcgcacaactggcccagcgttgtccggtgtaggccgtccattgtaagaatttgttcttaactgacttgcctagttaaataaaggtaaaacaattATTGATTATCAAGTCAACACAGGGGACAGACAACATTGCAGATGGTGATTGTCTTGTCTCTGGCAGCTTTGTAACATAATAACACTTTCCATTTAGATAAATACAATGTTTAACCTGCTGAGAGCAAACCACTCATTGTTCTTGATCACGCTGGAATGCGTGAATGCAAGATGTAGTTATGTCAAAACCCATGAGCAAGACCTGCTGGAAACACGTTGACACAGACATAAATCAATGTGGGGTCGCTGATGCACCGCCACCCTGTGAATTCAAGGTCAATCGGAGGGATATTGACAACTTATTAAGTGTAATGATGCATATCTGATTTCATAGAAGGGTATGACTGACTCCATTCATTTAAAATGACTTTCAAATTCATATTTTTAGTCCAATTGTTGGTGGATTTCAAACTAATTTAATTGAATCGCACCACTCCCAGTAGTATTAGCCAATATAACAGCAATAACATGATACTTAGTACAGAAAATCTGAATAATGTAACATATTATAGCAATAGATCACTTCAATACCTTACAGTGAAGATTCTTATTATATAGTTTTACTGAAGGAATTCATTCAgcttttatccagagcaattaggtttaagtgccttgttcaagggcacagacaaatgtttcacctagtcggctctgggatttgaaccagcaaccttttggttattaaCTCAACTCTgtcaaccgctaggctacctgccaccccataatTAATTTTTGTCTACGCCTGACAGTTTCTATGCTGCATTAAACCTATGGGAACACAGCTGCATTATAGGCTTTAGGCATCTGCCAGCACATAGCAAAAAGAGGCAGTAATGTAATGGTAAATGTACCTCCTGCATATGGTTCCTTTCCAAATAGTATCATCTAAGCTATCATTGTCATCACTGCTATCACATTCAGAGGAATATGGTATTTTAGATACCTTCACACGTGTCTTGGCATAATGTACAGTTGgttaaacagatttttttttaaatgtaggatATTTTGCAGCCAATATATTTTTCTTAAGGCAAGTCAATCATACAAACTCAATGAAGGTTAACTTTCTAATAGGAATGAGTTCAGGTGGGCCTTCGCGCTTCAACAAACAAAGGAAAGGAGGGCTGCTCAACAACCATGACAATAATCATGAGAATGGCTTACCAAGAAAAACTTCCAAAAGGACTAAATCAAGGTAAAAAGGAGTTGAAGCGCTGCTAACTTTAATCCACTGTACAGGATGCGAACAGAAGTACTGACGTTTCGACATCAAGCTGACGTCTTCCGGAGTGACCTGACCATTGCACTTAGCTCCTATTTATAGCCTAGTGGCCCATTGAGACGCAACAATggtaatttttttaaatgataataTGTTTCAAGGTAAATGGCAAGTTACAGCACAAAATAATTACATAAATAGTGTGTCTCGTTAATCAACAGGCCATGTAAAAATATACATTGGTGATATTCTGTGAATCAGGATTCACAGACACCCAAATATCAcctatgtacagtatattttgaCATGGCCTATTGATTAACGAGACACACTATTTCACCTTGAAACATATTATCATTATTCTTGTTTTACATTGTTGTTTCACAATGGGCTGTTAGGCTATAAATCGGAGCTAAGTTCAATGATCAGGTCACTGAGGAAGATGTCAGTTTGACGTCGAAACGCCAGTCGTCTGTTCGCAtcctgtacagtgaaataaagtGAGCAAAATAAATCACTCTGCCTTTTTTTATTGAGTGCTCCAactcaatcttgtctcatcgctgcaactccccaaccgGCTCGGAAGGAGAAGgttgagtcatgcatcctcctaaatatgacccgccaaaccgAGCTTCTTAACACCTACCCGCTtaatccggaagccagccacaccaatgtgtcggaggaaacaccattcaactgacggCCGGGGTCAGCCTAcaggcgcccagcccgccacaaggagtcgctagagcacgatgagccaagtaaagcccccggccaaaacctcccctaacccggacgatgctggaccaattgtgcgccgccttatgggactccagATCACagacagttgtgatacagcccgggatcgaacccgggtctgtagtgatgactctagactgctgcgccactcgggagtccacTCCAACTCCTTTTTACTTCAAATTAGTTATTTTGGAAGTTGTTCTTAGTAAGCCATTCTCATTTCTAATACGAATATTGAATAAATTCAATATTTAACCTTAAAAATTATTTTAGATGCCATTCACTAGACCACAGACACATCTTTTTGAGTAAAATAGTTGTTAATGGTTTCAACATATACTTGCAATGTTGCATATAACGAACACTAGTAATTGTATCTCAATTGTTCTAAATAGATCCCATTTGTATTCCATAAAGCAATTTTAGGAACACATGAATCATTCAGGAACACAAACATTTTCAGGCCTATGGAAACATGACAGGACCAATAATAGAAACATGGATTTTATTGGCATTACTCAAATGGGACCTGCTCGCTAATTTGTAGTTGCAAACTCTTGAAAAAGTACAGCAATTCTCTGCTGTACCACTTTCACTTGTTGTTTCgatatctgcctttgattgggcAAGAGTCATTGACAGTAGCTAGATGTGAAAATGAATGGCGGTGAAGAGGAACAATGATTACTCCAGCTCATCTGTCTTGGTCAAGTACAATGagggtttcacacacacacagaagctaaACATCCATACATCCAAAATTGTCAATGGAAAGGAACCACAACATGATGACATGCATGTATAAGTgattttgatcaccctgttggagCAGAACTTTCTTGCAATGCAGAAAATGTAACATTTGTTGTGTATTTTAGGTTTTAAAacacttctgaagtttgtaatttccactttgaaatttcagacttcatTTCTCCTTACAAAAAAGTCCATTAATTGTAATCCACATAATGATTCCaatttctgttgctgcaggattgttttcctgctgtgagaagcaGAGTCAAATTAAGATAGAGCACCTTCCGGAAGGTCAAGGACACCAGGGATGAATAGGATACTCCCACATAAGTAAGAAATGAAATCCCTATTCGAATAGCTCCAGAAATACTGAGCACAAGTAAATCCCAAGTGCGTTTTAGCTGC
The DNA window shown above is from Salmo salar chromosome ssa13, Ssal_v3.1, whole genome shotgun sequence and carries:
- the LOC106568195 gene encoding reticulon-4 receptor, producing the protein MKSVFIRVGELYFLVLWLQSVPRMEGWVEGCPAPCICHSEPRPTLACQQQGLYSIPTEIPIHSQRIFLQNNKLTVVRSTSFSPCRNLTVLWLYSNNISHIEAGAFYGLERLEELDIGDNDLRIISPTAFRGLSRLHTLHLHSCGLSVLPVGIFRGLFSLQHLYLQDNRLLTLHDDTFLDLANLTYLFLHNNKIKTVTDHMLRGLVSLDRLLLHQNRVTFVQRNSFHDLRKLTTLFLFFNNLTVLTGETMDPLVSLQYLRLNGNQWICDCRARTLWDWFKGFKGSSSELECHVPARLSGKDLKQLKIPDLEGCYDSSDHTWVSVFSSKTRSGKLTTESPLRAGIPRCCLSDKDKSSIISSKGLPDPSSYNSRQITNNPLKEKENISKTKLLEADPNKPQNKQSLNDGPVGTLSNNLDQSSEDLSPSNDPEKKKRCAKENMSDPLCLKSHGSTIGAWRLVFLPVFWLSLDFC